A single Ziziphus jujuba cultivar Dongzao chromosome 11, ASM3175591v1 DNA region contains:
- the LOC107432335 gene encoding uncharacterized protein LOC107432335: protein MGRGRGKGKKHAVIAVREDPGSGDDEKIPAYRRRGRPQKPLQDDIEREEANEKMEEDPEDLKNHISSKSMKYQPIIENGRKRKRSAQVKETIDSVKDEKGVETKPSADDSTKSVGFRQNGSRRKNKPRRAAEAGVECK from the coding sequence ATGGGTAGAGGTagaggaaaagggaagaaacATGCTGTTATCGCTGTCCGTGAAGATCCCGGAAGTGGTGATGATGAAAAAATTCCAGCATACAGGAGAAGAGGAAGACCGCAGAAACCATTGCAGGATGATATTGAACGAGAAGAAGCAAATGAGAAGATGGAAGAAGATCCTGAAGATTTAAAGAATCATATTTCTAGCAAAAGTATGAAATATCAACCTATTATAGAGAatggaagaaaaaggaagagatcTGCACAGGTAAAAGAAACTATAGATTCTGTCAAAGATGAAAAAGGTGTTGAAACAAAACCTAGTGCTGATGATTCAACAAAGTCTGTTGGATTCCGACAAAATGGTAGTAGGCGAAAGAACAAGCCTCGCCGGGCTGCTGAAGCTGGAGTTGAGTGCAAATGA